The sequence below is a genomic window from Lycium ferocissimum isolate CSIRO_LF1 chromosome 9, AGI_CSIRO_Lferr_CH_V1, whole genome shotgun sequence.
TGGCCATCATAAACTCCAAAGAAATGCGCTGTCAAATGACTTAAGCACCTAGTAATTCCATCAGGCACACGATCGCCAACTAGCATTGGTAAAGGAATTCTCAAGAACCTAGGAACAGTTGCAAGCGCATCTTCCATTTCAGGTCTCCTTCCACACACAGATGTAAATCCCCAAAGGGGTATATAATCCACTTCAAAAATACTGCGGCTAACTGCTGAGGGTAGCTGAACAACAACTTCAGCAGATGATTTTGAGCTGGAGCCATCCGTAATCTGCTCATCAACTTTGACCAGAGGCTTTTCTACCAGATCTCCAGCCTTATTAGCTATAAGTTTGACATCTACCAAATTCTGACCGTCTATATCAGACGCTACCTCAAAACTTATAAAATCATCAGCACATAAACTACTGGAATCACTTACCACTGACAGGGAACATGAACTATCAAGAATTTGATCACCATCCAATGATAAGATCTCATCAtcctcattttcattttcagaTATCATATGTAGCCTACTTTCTTCAGGTACAGTAATAATACTGACTTCTTTCTCTGAATCAGCACATTTGCAATCATCATTACCAGAATCTGTCGAACTTGTAGCGTCATCCATTGACTTTAGCCTAGTGACATccatattatgacttactatacTTTTTTGGTTGTGACAGATCAAGTTACCTAATCTAAATGGCAGAGCAACCGCCAAACACATCTCCTCCATCAAAATCACTATCTTGACAGCAGTAAAAGTTACCCTCTAACCCTGTCATTGTCAAACTACTAAAAGATCAC
It includes:
- the LOC132029597 gene encoding protein phosphatase 2C 7-like isoform X2 — protein: MEEMCLAVALPFRLGNLICHNQKSIVSHNMDVTRLKSMDDATSSTDSGNDDCKCADSEKEVSIITVPEESRLHMISENENEDDEILSLDGDQILDSSCSLSVVSDSSSLCADDFISFEVASDIDGQNLVDVKLIANKAGDLVEKPLVKVDEQITDGSSSKSSAEVVVQLPSAVSRSIFEVDYIPLWGFTSVCGRRPEMEDALATVPRFLRIPLPMLVGDRVPDGITRCLSHLTAHFFGVYDGHGGSQVANYCRDRMHTVLAEELETIMANLNDENIRQNIQDQWKKAFTNCFLKVDDEVGGAGGNHEAVAPETVGSTSVVAIVCSSHILVANCGDSRAVLCRGKEPMALSVDHKPNREDEYARIEAAGGKVIQWNGHRVFGVLAMSRSIVNNLVLTRCIYLVSDGVARAFTT